In Scatophagus argus isolate fScaArg1 chromosome 3, fScaArg1.pri, whole genome shotgun sequence, one genomic interval encodes:
- the dhrs3b gene encoding short-chain dehydrogenase/reductase 3b, which translates to MELKSACRMFLFPVQMLYYLVRASLFSLLPSRRKDLTKEVVLITGGGRGIGRHLAIEFAKQGARKVILWGRTERCLKETAEEISLSGTECHYFLCDVANREEVYKQAKVVREKVGDVTILVNNAAVVHGKSLMDSDDDALLKSQHINTMGQFWTTKAFLPRMLELQHGHVVCINSILSQSPIPGAIDYCTSKASSLAFMESLTLGLLDCPGVGCTTVLPFHTNTEMFQGMRVRFPQLFPPLKPEVVAQRTVDAVRADKAFLYLPWTMHALIILKSFMPQVALEEIHKFSGSYTCMNTFKGRT; encoded by the exons ATGGAGTTGAAGAGCGCGTGTCGTATGTTTCTTTTCCCGGTTCAAATGCTCTATTATTTAGTCAGAGCAAGTTTGTTTTCGCTGTTGCCAAGCAGAAGGAAGGACCTAACCAAGGAGGTTGTATTGATCACCGGAGGGGGACGAGGCATCGGGCGTCACCTGGCCATAGAGTTTGCCAAGCAGGGGGCCAGAAAG GTGATCTTGTGGGGCAGAACGGAGAGGTGTCTCAAGGAAACAGCCGAAGAGATCTCTCTCTCAGGAACAGAGTGCCATTACTTCCTGTGTGATGTGGCCAATCGTGAGGAAGTTTACAAGCAAGCCAAGGTGGTTAGAGAAAAG GTTGGAGATGTTACGATATTAGTGAACAATGCAGCTGTAGTCCATGGCAAAAGTCTGATGGACAGCGATGACGACGCCCTTCTGAAATCCCAGCACATCAACACCATGGGACAGTTCTGG ACAACAAAGGCCTTCTTGCCTCGGatgctggagctgcagcacGGCCATGTAGTATGCATAAACTCCATCTTGTCCCAGTCTCCCATCCCTGGGGCCATAGACTACTGCACCTCCAAGGCCTCATCGCTGGCCTTCATGGAGAGTCTGACACTGGGCCTGCTGGACTGTCCTGGTGTTGGCTGTACCACTGTGCTTCCTTTCCACACCAATACAGAGATGTTCCAGGGCATGAGAGTCAG GTTTCCTCagctctttcctcctctcaaaCCTGAAGTAGTTGCCCAGAGGACAGTGGATGCAGTCCGAGCTGACAAGGCCTTCCTCTACCTGCCCTGGACTATGCATGCCcttatcattttaaaaag CTTCATGCCACAAGTTGCACTTGAAGAAATCCACAAGTTTTCCGGGAGTTATACCTGCATGAACACGTTCAAAGGGAGGACATGA